The Syntrophales bacterium region AGGCTGGCGGGGGAGCTCCGGTCGGTTGTGGACGAGCTTGTCCGGGCCGCCGGAAAGGCGGCGTCCTGAGTGTCTCGAAGGCGGGAGGAATCCCTGCCTCAATCAACGGAGGAGTGAGGTGCCTGAAATGAAGCTGGAAATGGAACTCCTGTCGCCGGATCACGGCCGGCCGGTCATCGACATCTTCAATCACTACATCGAACACACCTTTGCCGCGTTCCTTGAAAACCCGGTTCCCTATGCCTTCTTCAACGTTCTGCTCAAGACGGCGGAGGGCTATCCCTCCGCTGCCGTGAAGACGGAGACGGGGGATGTCATCGGATTCGGGTTTCTGCGTTCGCACAGCCCGATCCCGACCATGGCGGGGACGGCGGAGATCTCCTATTTCCTGCATCCCGATCACTGCGGCCGCGGCGTCGGTGGAATCCTGCTGAACCATCTCCTGGATGCCGCCGTGCTGAAGGGCATCCATACCGTCCTGGCGGCCGTTGCGGCGGTCAACGAGCCGAGCCTCCGGTTTCACCGCAGCCACGAGTTCACCGAGTGCGGCCGGTTTCGCGAGGTCTTCCGGAAGAAGGGACGCCTTGTGGACACCGTGTGGATGCAGCGCATGCTGGCAGACGGAAAATGATCGTGACAGGAGGGCCTGTTTCGGGCATACAGCCGTAACCGCGGGCGCCGCAAAGAAAACGGCGCCAGCCCGCTCCGGCGATCCGGGAGGAGTAGCCGGAATTTTCAGAAGAGGAGGAAAATATGGCCATGAAGCAATGGGACCGTCCGCCGGAGATGCTGATCGACCCAGACCGGAAATACCGTGGAAAGATCGAGACCGCGCGGGGGGTCATCGAGATTGAGTTCTATCCGCAGCATGCCCCGCTCACCGTGAACAACTTCGTCTTTCTGGCCCGCGAGGGCTTTTATGACGGGGTGGTGTTTCACCGGGTCATTCCCGATTTCGTGATCCAGGGGGGCGATCCCACCGGCACCGGCCGGGGCGGACCGGGATACCGCTTCGAGGACGAGTGTGAGGGAAACCCACTGATCCATGAGAGGGGTGTTCTCTCCATGGCCAATGCCGGCCCCGGCACGAACGGCAGCCAGTTTTTCATCACCCACTCACCGCAGCCCCACCTGAACGGAATGCACACGGTATTCGGGAAAGTCGTGGCGGGACTGGACGTCATCGACGCGATCCGCCAGGGCGACCGGATGGATCGGGTCACCATCATCGAAAGCGAATGACACCGGGAGGAACATTTTCATGATCAAGATCATGCCCTGCCTGGACATGAAGAACGGCCGCGTCGTCAAGGGGATCCACTTCGTGGACCTGAAGGACGCGGGAAATCCCGTGGAGAACGCCGCTTTCTATTCCCGGGAAGGGGCCGACGAGCTGGCCATGCTGGACATCGCGGCAACGCTGGAGAATCGCAAGACCCGCCTGGAGTGGGTGAAGGGCGTGGCCTCCGTCATCGCGATTCCCCTCACCGTGGGAGGCGGAATCTCTTCGCTGGAGGATATCCGCCTTCTCCTGGAGGCCGGCGCCGCCAAGGTCTCCATGAACAGTGCGGCGGTGAGCCGCCCGGATCTGGTCGGCGAGGCGGCGAAGGAATACGGTTCGGAATGCATCA contains the following coding sequences:
- a CDS encoding peptidylprolyl isomerase translates to MAMKQWDRPPEMLIDPDRKYRGKIETARGVIEIEFYPQHAPLTVNNFVFLAREGFYDGVVFHRVIPDFVIQGGDPTGTGRGGPGYRFEDECEGNPLIHERGVLSMANAGPGTNGSQFFITHSPQPHLNGMHTVFGKVVAGLDVIDAIRQGDRMDRVTIIESE
- a CDS encoding N-acetyltransferase family protein, with protein sequence MKLEMELLSPDHGRPVIDIFNHYIEHTFAAFLENPVPYAFFNVLLKTAEGYPSAAVKTETGDVIGFGFLRSHSPIPTMAGTAEISYFLHPDHCGRGVGGILLNHLLDAAVLKGIHTVLAAVAAVNEPSLRFHRSHEFTECGRFREVFRKKGRLVDTVWMQRMLADGK